Proteins encoded by one window of Streptomyces sp. ALI-76-A:
- a CDS encoding serine hydrolase domain-containing protein, whose product MPRLRTLLVLPVSLALLVLTPAASSAPAVPPSDAVLPLLVSQGGAPAAALLAREETGTRYARAGHGIARADHFRAGSVTKTFLATVVLQLAAEHRLELSDSVERHLPGLVRGAGNDGRALTLRALLTHTSGLYDFTADTGGLTPVTPVQAVDIALTHPPDRPGRFSYSNTNYVLLGLVVEQVTGHSYATEAGRRVIAPLGLTGTSFPGSRTALPAPNGPAYAADGTDVTRLDPRVAGAAGELVTTLADLDRFYAALLGGRLLPSHWLREMLDTRAAHGSYGMGLFPVTLPCGTTVWGHNGRISGSYVRTAATVDGRRVLTFRVNTDAVTDPGLEPALLAAEFCPRTS is encoded by the coding sequence ATGCCACGGCTTCGGACACTGCTGGTCCTGCCCGTGTCCCTGGCCCTCCTCGTCCTGACGCCGGCCGCCTCCTCGGCGCCCGCTGTCCCGCCCTCCGACGCGGTCCTCCCGCTGCTGGTCAGCCAGGGTGGTGCCCCCGCCGCGGCCCTACTGGCCCGCGAGGAAACCGGTACCCGGTACGCCCGGGCGGGCCACGGCATCGCCCGCGCCGATCACTTCCGGGCCGGCAGCGTCACCAAGACCTTCCTCGCCACGGTCGTCCTGCAACTGGCCGCCGAGCACCGGCTGGAGTTGTCCGACAGCGTGGAGCGGCATCTGCCCGGCCTGGTGCGCGGAGCGGGCAACGACGGCCGCGCGCTGACCCTGCGCGCCCTGCTCACCCACACCAGCGGCCTGTACGACTTCACCGCGGACACCGGGGGCCTCACACCCGTCACCCCTGTTCAGGCCGTAGACATCGCGCTCACCCACCCCCCTGACCGCCCGGGCCGCTTCTCGTACTCCAACACCAACTACGTGCTGCTCGGCCTGGTCGTCGAGCAGGTCACCGGCCACTCGTACGCCACCGAGGCCGGACGCCGCGTCATCGCTCCGCTGGGTCTGACGGGCACCTCCTTCCCTGGATCCCGTACCGCCCTGCCCGCCCCGAACGGCCCCGCCTACGCCGCCGACGGAACCGATGTCACCCGGCTCGACCCGCGGGTGGCCGGAGCCGCGGGTGAGCTGGTGACCACGCTCGCCGACCTGGACCGCTTCTACGCGGCCCTGCTCGGCGGACGCCTCCTGCCCTCGCACTGGCTGCGCGAGATGCTGGACACCCGCGCCGCACACGGCTCGTACGGCATGGGGCTGTTCCCGGTGACGCTGCCGTGCGGCACCACGGTGTGGGGGCACAACGGCCGGATCTCCGGCAGCTACGTGCGCACCGCTGCCACCGTCGACGGTCGTCGTGTCCTCACCTTCCGGGTGAACACGGACGCGGTCACAGATCCCGGCCTCGAACCGGCGCTGCTCGCCGCCGAGTTCTGCCCCCGCACCTCGTAG
- a CDS encoding serine/threonine-protein kinase, with protein MQGQLLAGRYRLAEPLGKGGMGRVWRAHDEVLHRAVAIKELTAALYVSESDQAVLLARTRAEARAAARINHSAVVTVHDVLDHDNRPWIVMELVEGHSLADAVKEQGRIEPTEAARVGLWVLRALRAAHTAGVLHRDVKPGNVLLGRDGRVLLTDFGIAQIEGDTTITRTGEVVGSVDYLAPERIRGQDPGPSSDLWALGATLYTAVEGRSPFRRTTPLTTMQAVVDEEPAEPRYAGPLGPVIAALLHKDPAVRPGMVEAEQLLAEAAEGRRPSGAQAYVATRPAGLPGTAAQHSGTRHVGSDHVGSRYTGPHHAGPHHAGPHHAGPHHAGSGQEMEAPSGGRSSAAATPARGTPYRPTPYAAAIGSTGSTGPVGPSGPTALGPVPAGATAPPPTGRRRLRTLALVVALAAIIGGGTSVVMQKWHEGLRTSGVSASPSPSPTPANEPSETPDGTVPAGWESVEDPLGFGLAVPKGWQRSVFGDQGDLRQIDYSPDGGKHLLRIAVDSAPDFNDPYEHQVDLDGQLARRLMEYERVSLQRRLYRDRQGSRLEYGWTAQAKDTDSPGPYRALDQMYITRNGVEYAIYMASPAEDWATTQQQFEIVLQSWREIP; from the coding sequence ATGCAGGGCCAGCTCCTCGCGGGGCGCTACCGGCTCGCCGAGCCGCTGGGCAAGGGCGGCATGGGCCGGGTGTGGCGTGCCCACGACGAGGTACTGCACCGAGCCGTCGCCATCAAGGAGTTGACCGCCGCGCTCTACGTGTCCGAGAGCGACCAGGCCGTGCTCCTCGCCCGCACCCGCGCGGAGGCCCGCGCGGCCGCCCGGATCAACCACTCCGCGGTCGTCACCGTGCACGACGTGCTGGACCACGACAACCGGCCGTGGATCGTGATGGAGCTGGTCGAGGGCCATTCGCTGGCCGACGCGGTCAAGGAACAGGGGCGCATCGAGCCGACGGAGGCCGCCCGCGTCGGGCTGTGGGTGCTGCGGGCGCTGCGCGCCGCGCACACCGCCGGGGTGCTGCACCGTGACGTGAAGCCCGGAAACGTGCTCCTCGGGCGCGACGGCCGCGTCCTGCTCACCGACTTCGGCATCGCCCAGATCGAGGGCGACACGACCATCACGCGTACCGGAGAGGTCGTCGGCTCGGTCGACTACCTCGCCCCCGAGCGGATCCGCGGCCAGGACCCGGGCCCGTCCTCCGACCTGTGGGCGCTCGGCGCCACGCTGTACACGGCGGTCGAGGGCAGGTCGCCGTTCCGCCGCACGACACCGCTGACCACCATGCAGGCGGTCGTCGACGAGGAACCCGCCGAGCCGCGGTACGCCGGCCCGCTCGGACCCGTCATCGCCGCGCTGCTCCACAAGGACCCGGCCGTACGGCCCGGCATGGTCGAGGCCGAGCAGCTGCTCGCCGAGGCGGCGGAAGGGCGACGGCCGAGCGGGGCGCAGGCGTACGTGGCCACGCGGCCCGCAGGTCTCCCCGGTACGGCCGCGCAGCACTCGGGGACCCGCCATGTGGGTTCCGACCATGTGGGCTCCCGCTACACGGGCCCCCACCATGCCGGTCCCCACCATGCCGGTCCCCACCATGCCGGCCCCCACCATGCCGGTTCCGGCCAGGAGATGGAGGCCCCCTCCGGCGGGCGCTCCTCGGCCGCCGCCACGCCGGCCAGAGGCACGCCGTACCGCCCGACGCCGTACGCCGCTGCGATCGGCTCGACCGGTTCGACCGGACCGGTCGGACCGAGCGGCCCGACCGCACTCGGTCCGGTGCCCGCCGGTGCCACCGCGCCGCCCCCGACCGGGCGCCGCCGACTGCGCACGCTGGCCCTCGTCGTCGCCCTCGCCGCGATCATCGGCGGAGGGACCTCGGTGGTCATGCAGAAGTGGCACGAGGGACTGCGGACGAGCGGAGTGTCCGCGTCGCCGAGCCCGAGTCCGACGCCCGCGAACGAGCCGAGCGAAACCCCGGACGGCACCGTCCCTGCCGGCTGGGAGTCCGTCGAGGACCCTCTGGGTTTCGGCCTTGCGGTGCCCAAGGGCTGGCAGCGGAGCGTCTTCGGCGATCAGGGTGACCTTCGGCAGATCGACTACTCGCCCGACGGAGGCAAGCATCTTCTCCGTATCGCCGTGGACAGCGCGCCGGACTTCAACGACCCGTACGAGCACCAGGTCGATCTGGACGGGCAGTTGGCACGGAGACTGATGGAATACGAGCGGGTGAGTCTTCAGCGTCGGCTCTACCGGGACCGTCAGGGCTCCCGGCTGGAGTACGGCTGGACCGCGCAGGCCAAGGACACGGACTCGCCGGGGCCGTACCGGGCTCTCGACCAGATGTACATCACCCGGAACGGGGTCGAGTACGCGATCTACATGGCCTCTCCCGCGGAGGACTGGGCCACCACACAGCAGCAGTTCGAGATCGTGCTGCAGAGCTGGCGTGAGATCCCGTAG
- a CDS encoding serine/threonine-protein kinase: MSEAERAGTSRQDTRQDNSERLLAGRYRLGGVLGRGGMGTVWRAEDETLGRTVAVKELRFPTNIDEEEKRRLITRTLREAKAIARIRNNSAVTVFDVVEEDDRPWIVMELVEGKSLAEVIREDGLLEPKRAAEVGLAILDVLRSAHREGILHRDVKPSNVLISEDGRVVLTDFGIAQVEGDPSITSTGMLVGAPSYISPERARGHKPGPAADLWSLGGLLYASVEGVPPYDKGSAIATLTAVMTEPLEDPKNAGPLKDVIYGLLSKDPAKRLDDAGARAMLNAVIRAPEPALDATKVVPLPPQPDERAGRTSSASGAGGRRGEEAGERFRGALRSVRKAAGAAGAAATSAGAGRGKSDGGTGGSGTGAGAGDGAGSRPASGAGSGLAAGAGLGGGAVASGTESGAGASGFRSGTGDGIGGSGDGGASSSGSGTAASSGARGGSAGGSASGSVPGPRGGSAQGANGAAENRSSGWPVMTPPDLPPRPVPRAPLTDVVPRRTLLIIAVVVALAVIGTVLALTFGGDDGTDGAKGGGAKVTASATGSADTKEDEGGGTRADGSATGSATASDRATASGKESASAESGAGSNGSSGSSGSSGSSGGGAAASTHQGTQGYSIGLPEGWKYQSTSAAGDRFTGPDGQKLLVGWTSTPKSDPVADWQNQESSMTRSQYDRIRIEKVDYRGWNTADWEFTYVEGGIQYRVIDRGFVVNGQLGYGLMYTAKAANWGSELRKTTWQTLADTFRPKS; encoded by the coding sequence ATGTCGGAGGCGGAGCGGGCGGGGACATCCCGTCAGGACACTCGTCAGGACAACAGCGAGCGTCTTCTCGCCGGGCGGTACCGGTTGGGAGGGGTGCTCGGCCGCGGTGGCATGGGCACGGTGTGGCGTGCCGAGGACGAGACCCTGGGCCGCACGGTCGCCGTCAAGGAGCTGCGGTTCCCGACCAATATCGACGAGGAGGAGAAGCGCCGCCTGATCACGCGCACGCTGCGTGAGGCCAAGGCGATCGCGCGGATCCGCAACAACAGCGCGGTGACGGTCTTCGACGTGGTCGAAGAGGACGACCGGCCGTGGATCGTGATGGAGCTGGTCGAGGGCAAGTCGCTCGCCGAGGTCATCCGGGAGGACGGCCTCCTCGAACCCAAGCGCGCGGCCGAAGTGGGCCTGGCGATCCTCGACGTGCTGCGGTCCGCGCACCGCGAGGGCATCCTGCACCGCGACGTGAAGCCGTCGAACGTGCTGATCTCCGAGGACGGCCGGGTCGTGCTCACCGACTTCGGTATCGCCCAGGTGGAGGGCGACCCGTCGATCACCTCGACCGGCATGCTCGTCGGCGCGCCCTCCTACATCTCGCCGGAGCGGGCACGCGGGCACAAGCCGGGTCCGGCGGCCGACCTGTGGTCGCTGGGCGGGCTGCTGTACGCGTCGGTCGAGGGTGTGCCGCCGTACGACAAGGGGTCGGCCATAGCGACGCTGACCGCGGTGATGACCGAGCCGCTGGAGGATCCGAAGAACGCCGGTCCGCTGAAGGACGTCATCTACGGCCTGCTCTCCAAGGACCCCGCCAAGCGGCTCGACGACGCGGGCGCGCGGGCGATGCTCAACGCCGTGATCCGCGCCCCGGAGCCGGCGCTGGACGCGACGAAGGTGGTGCCGCTGCCGCCGCAGCCCGACGAGCGTGCGGGCAGGACGAGTTCGGCGAGCGGCGCCGGGGGCAGGCGGGGCGAGGAGGCCGGCGAGCGGTTCCGCGGGGCACTGCGTTCCGTGCGGAAGGCCGCCGGGGCGGCGGGAGCGGCGGCGACGTCCGCCGGGGCGGGCCGCGGCAAGTCCGATGGCGGTACGGGTGGTTCCGGAACTGGCGCCGGAGCGGGGGACGGGGCCGGGTCCCGGCCCGCTTCCGGGGCCGGGTCCGGCCTTGCGGCCGGGGCGGGGCTCGGCGGGGGTGCCGTGGCTTCGGGGACGGAGAGTGGCGCGGGGGCCTCGGGCTTCCGTAGCGGTACCGGTGACGGGATCGGTGGCTCGGGCGATGGTGGCGCGTCCTCCTCGGGTTCGGGGACGGCCGCGTCGAGTGGGGCCAGGGGCGGGTCCGCGGGAGGGTCCGCGTCGGGTTCGGTGCCCGGGCCTCGGGGTGGGAGTGCGCAGGGGGCGAACGGCGCGGCCGAGAACCGGAGTTCCGGATGGCCCGTGATGACGCCCCCGGACCTGCCGCCGCGGCCCGTGCCCAGGGCGCCGCTCACCGACGTGGTGCCGCGCAGGACCCTGCTGATCATCGCGGTGGTGGTGGCGCTCGCGGTGATCGGTACCGTGCTGGCGCTCACCTTCGGCGGTGACGACGGTACGGACGGGGCCAAGGGCGGCGGTGCCAAGGTGACGGCCAGTGCGACCGGGAGCGCCGACACCAAGGAGGACGAGGGCGGCGGTACCCGTGCGGACGGCTCGGCGACCGGGTCCGCGACGGCGAGTGACCGGGCCACGGCGAGCGGCAAGGAGAGCGCGTCGGCCGAGAGCGGTGCCGGGTCGAACGGTTCCTCAGGTTCCTCAGGGTCCTCGGGTTCGTCCGGGGGCGGCGCGGCGGCCTCCACGCATCAGGGAACTCAGGGTTACTCGATCGGGCTGCCCGAGGGGTGGAAGTACCAGTCGACGAGTGCCGCGGGAGACCGGTTCACCGGGCCCGACGGGCAGAAGCTGCTCGTGGGCTGGACCTCCACACCGAAGAGCGACCCGGTGGCGGACTGGCAGAACCAGGAAAGCTCCATGACGCGCTCCCAGTACGACAGGATCCGAATAGAGAAGGTGGACTACCGCGGCTGGAACACGGCCGACTGGGAGTTCACCTATGTGGAGGGCGGAATACAGTACCGGGTGATCGACCGGGGGTTCGTGGTCAACGGCCAACTGGGGTATGGGCTGATGTACACGGCGAAGGCCGCGAACTGGGGCAGTGAGCTGCGGAAGACCACCTGGCAGACGCTGGCGGACACCTTCCGGCCCAAGTCGTGA
- a CDS encoding protein kinase → MDDYAGRVLADRYRLPLPPSDEYELTETRAFDTYSGQEVLVRQVPLPEVVEAEVLDAEGLPDGFTARDPRDRGARRTPAGGSVRRPADPAVRRAVEAAQAAARIPDHPRLDQVFDVFAEGGSLWVVSELVAARPLAALLAEKPLTPYRAAEVADDVIMALRVLHAHGWVHRNVTARTVLVCDDGRVMLTGLAVGAAEEALCGYDPVPAEDSAWGAGDGESGDGRGPAGGAAQDGGGFAGPGGTGGTGGPSGAGGFRGGAPGSGGQGFGGPGAGGAAYGSRGALGAGGPQERGRPGVAQGPGGPVGHGPVSAVGLDGTDAEAARRAAIEARAAGGLPAPGPEPERTESGASAALARRAADTGTDIRAARAGAIAAYRAGARAAARVQEAQNGRAALPGARPAPEGDPTALPAARPGDPAAQANGSAQQPPYPLGSGTEQSYGGANGAGQERYPGTAGMEQQPYGGASGVRASSGSGVPGQIADPYGVRAASWHGAAPRGGAPVAGGDGQRDQGRTALPSGGSGGAVYPGAPTGHRAAPGSAGLGPVPVGGPPAPSPGAATPPPTRWDDLAAGAPVRRGPTTALAAERARQARMAVVGPVTERWAPEQAGPVHENWQLAAPIGPATDLWALGALLFRAVQGHAPYPEESTAELVQLVCAEPPAFAEECGPLRPVVESLLRQDPTERLDFEELRGWLRSLVRSAPEPEAGAHVVAAPPADTSRLPVVRRRGELVRRRRAGLPAHHGRHKRAREGTGSPRRLGRTLLLLILLLLAGAIAYAMLFMPKTDSGTEGGTDRTGAVGEVGPAPERSPEASSEPRPDQTSPRPESSPSSSARSTETQTNGPEVADGFTLRKDTEGFQVAVANGWERTPVNGRGQVVYTHGGFELIVVPGRDSAAGAGSDPMVYQREKEPELQPYRDSSWATATGLKTIQVGERTMAEGQFTWTGDDGRELYVRNVAMLIDGKYHVVQVRGPEAERDEVTRLYEQASGTYQVTG, encoded by the coding sequence GTGGACGACTATGCGGGTCGGGTGCTCGCCGACCGCTACCGCCTGCCGCTGCCGCCCTCCGACGAGTACGAACTCACCGAGACCCGGGCCTTCGACACCTACAGTGGGCAGGAAGTCCTGGTCAGGCAAGTGCCGTTGCCCGAGGTCGTCGAGGCCGAGGTGCTCGACGCCGAGGGGCTGCCGGACGGTTTCACGGCCCGGGACCCGCGGGACCGCGGGGCGCGGCGCACGCCCGCGGGCGGGAGTGTGCGACGGCCGGCGGATCCGGCCGTACGGCGGGCCGTGGAGGCCGCGCAGGCCGCGGCGCGGATCCCCGACCACCCACGGCTCGACCAGGTCTTCGACGTGTTCGCCGAGGGCGGGTCGCTGTGGGTCGTCAGCGAGTTGGTGGCCGCGCGGCCCCTGGCGGCGTTGCTCGCGGAGAAGCCGCTGACGCCGTACCGGGCGGCCGAGGTCGCCGACGACGTCATCATGGCCCTGCGGGTCCTGCACGCCCACGGCTGGGTGCACCGGAACGTCACCGCGCGCACGGTGCTCGTCTGCGACGACGGCCGCGTGATGCTGACCGGTCTCGCGGTGGGTGCGGCGGAGGAGGCGCTGTGCGGGTACGACCCGGTGCCGGCCGAGGACAGTGCGTGGGGCGCCGGGGACGGGGAGTCCGGTGACGGGCGAGGGCCCGCCGGCGGAGCCGCCCAGGACGGCGGGGGTTTCGCGGGGCCCGGAGGGACGGGTGGCACGGGCGGGCCGTCGGGCGCCGGCGGCTTCCGTGGTGGTGCCCCGGGTTCCGGTGGTCAGGGCTTCGGCGGCCCGGGCGCTGGTGGTGCCGCGTACGGCTCCCGCGGTGCTCTGGGTGCCGGTGGACCGCAGGAACGAGGTCGCCCCGGTGTCGCCCAGGGGCCAGGTGGTCCCGTGGGTCATGGCCCCGTGAGTGCCGTGGGCCTGGACGGGACGGATGCCGAGGCCGCTCGGCGGGCCGCCATCGAGGCGCGGGCGGCCGGCGGACTGCCGGCTCCCGGCCCGGAGCCGGAGCGCACGGAGAGCGGGGCGTCGGCCGCGCTCGCCCGCCGGGCGGCGGACACCGGCACGGACATCAGGGCGGCGCGGGCCGGGGCGATCGCCGCCTATCGCGCGGGGGCGCGGGCCGCGGCCCGGGTCCAGGAGGCGCAGAACGGCCGGGCGGCCCTGCCGGGGGCCCGTCCCGCCCCCGAGGGCGACCCGACGGCTCTGCCCGCCGCCCGCCCGGGTGACCCGGCCGCGCAGGCCAACGGCTCGGCACAGCAGCCGCCGTACCCCCTGGGCAGTGGTACGGAGCAGTCGTACGGCGGGGCGAACGGTGCGGGGCAGGAGCGGTACCCCGGGACTGCCGGGATGGAGCAGCAGCCGTACGGCGGGGCGAGCGGTGTGCGGGCGTCGTCCGGTTCCGGGGTGCCGGGGCAGATAGCCGACCCCTACGGTGTGCGGGCCGCCTCATGGCACGGCGCCGCGCCGCGCGGTGGAGCGCCGGTGGCCGGGGGCGACGGGCAGAGGGACCAGGGACGTACGGCGCTGCCTTCCGGAGGAAGCGGTGGTGCCGTGTACCCCGGCGCACCCACCGGTCATCGTGCGGCGCCCGGTTCCGCCGGTCTCGGCCCGGTGCCCGTCGGTGGACCGCCGGCGCCTTCTCCCGGTGCCGCGACCCCGCCGCCCACCCGGTGGGACGACCTGGCCGCCGGTGCGCCCGTGCGGCGCGGGCCCACGACCGCGTTGGCGGCGGAGCGGGCCCGGCAGGCGCGGATGGCCGTCGTGGGACCCGTGACCGAGCGGTGGGCGCCGGAGCAGGCCGGGCCCGTGCACGAGAACTGGCAGCTGGCGGCGCCGATCGGGCCCGCGACCGACCTGTGGGCGCTGGGCGCGCTGCTCTTCCGGGCCGTTCAGGGACACGCGCCGTATCCGGAGGAGTCGACCGCCGAACTGGTGCAGTTGGTGTGCGCGGAACCGCCCGCCTTCGCCGAGGAGTGCGGGCCGCTGCGGCCGGTCGTCGAGTCGCTGCTGCGGCAGGACCCGACCGAGCGGCTGGACTTCGAGGAACTGCGCGGCTGGCTGCGCTCGCTGGTGCGGTCGGCGCCCGAGCCGGAGGCAGGCGCCCACGTCGTGGCCGCGCCGCCCGCCGACACCAGCCGGCTGCCCGTCGTACGGCGCCGGGGCGAGCTGGTGCGCAGGCGGCGCGCCGGGCTGCCCGCACATCACGGACGGCACAAGCGGGCGCGGGAGGGGACCGGTTCGCCGCGCAGGCTCGGCCGGACCCTGCTCCTGCTGATCCTGCTCCTGCTGGCCGGCGCGATCGCGTACGCCATGCTCTTCATGCCGAAGACCGACTCCGGCACGGAGGGCGGCACGGACCGGACCGGGGCCGTCGGCGAGGTCGGTCCGGCGCCGGAGCGGTCACCGGAGGCGAGCAGTGAGCCCCGGCCCGACCAGACGTCGCCACGGCCCGAGAGCAGCCCGTCCTCCTCCGCCCGCTCCACCGAGACGCAGACCAACGGTCCCGAGGTCGCCGACGGTTTCACCCTGCGCAAGGACACCGAGGGCTTCCAGGTCGCCGTCGCCAACGGCTGGGAGCGCACGCCGGTCAACGGGCGCGGACAGGTCGTGTACACGCACGGCGGCTTCGAGCTCATCGTCGTTCCGGGGCGGGACAGCGCGGCCGGGGCCGGCAGCGACCCGATGGTGTACCAACGGGAGAAGGAGCCGGAGCTCCAGCCGTACCGCGACTCCAGCTGGGCCACCGCGACCGGGCTGAAGACGATTCAGGTGGGCGAGCGGACCATGGCCGAGGGGCAGTTCACGTGGACCGGTGACGACGGGCGCGAGCTGTACGTGCGCAACGTCGCGATGCTGATCGACGGGAAGTACCACGTGGTGCAGGTGCGCGGCCCGGAGGCCGAGCGGGACGAGGTGACCCGGCTGTACGAGCAGGCGTCGGGCACGTACCAGGTGACGGGCTGA
- a CDS encoding serine/threonine-protein kinase — MATHGDQGDDFRVIAGRYRLEARLGRGGMGVVWRATDQLLGRRVAVKELGLDETRADARAETLSGARLADGARRRRERTLREARAVAQLNHPHIVVVHDVVEHDERAYIVMELIEGSSLAERVATHGPVDADEAARIGIALLGALRAAHAAGVLHRDIKPANVLVEDGTDRVVLTDFGIAQVAGATTLTESGSFVGSPEYTAPERMSGARTGPASDLWSLGALLCTVLSGESPFRRDSLGGILHAVVSAEIRPPAQAAPILPVVRGLLERDPARRLDAARAERMLRTFRDTGRTPKPPAARARSRTRPLRSRALPLGRARTEPSGPPEPPADRPPEPPAERTPEPPEPPAERTPGAPADHTPSVRQDPSARQDPSARPPADAAPGRSPRGVLVTLLLVAAMAGAGVSAVALLRNGGGHGIGTPTSSAPYTSASADQSQSQSQSPSRTATLSPTLSPTRSRSPDPTVPSGYRLAADPAGFALAVPHGFTRVPQGDRVLYLSPGKTFRLGIRVVEPESGPGAGDPLAVLRRAAADGPAAHPGYRDGRVTPATHRGHRAAFWEFTRDGFSVAEDPRHTDHLCWEEDGRLYEVWMSAPVGQTREARRYFEVAVDTLVTGL, encoded by the coding sequence ATGGCGACCCATGGGGATCAGGGGGACGACTTCCGGGTCATCGCGGGTCGTTACCGTCTGGAGGCCAGGCTCGGGCGGGGCGGGATGGGGGTCGTGTGGCGGGCCACCGATCAACTGCTCGGGCGGCGTGTGGCGGTCAAGGAACTCGGTCTCGACGAGACACGCGCCGACGCGCGGGCCGAGACGCTCTCCGGGGCGCGCCTCGCGGACGGCGCCAGGCGCCGCAGGGAGCGCACCCTGCGCGAGGCGCGCGCGGTGGCCCAGTTGAACCACCCGCACATCGTCGTCGTCCACGATGTCGTCGAGCACGACGAACGCGCGTACATCGTGATGGAGTTGATCGAGGGCAGCTCTCTCGCCGAGCGGGTCGCCACCCACGGTCCGGTCGACGCCGACGAGGCCGCCCGGATCGGCATCGCCCTGCTGGGCGCGCTGCGCGCGGCGCACGCGGCCGGCGTCCTGCACCGGGACATCAAGCCCGCGAACGTCCTCGTGGAGGACGGCACCGACCGGGTCGTCCTCACCGACTTCGGCATCGCGCAGGTCGCGGGCGCCACCACCCTCACCGAGAGCGGTTCCTTCGTCGGCTCGCCCGAGTACACCGCGCCCGAGCGGATGTCCGGGGCCAGGACGGGCCCCGCGTCCGACCTTTGGTCGCTGGGCGCGCTGCTGTGCACCGTCCTGAGCGGTGAGTCGCCGTTCCGCCGCGACTCGTTGGGCGGCATCCTGCACGCGGTCGTCTCCGCCGAGATACGGCCGCCCGCGCAGGCCGCGCCGATCCTTCCCGTCGTCCGGGGTCTCCTCGAACGCGATCCGGCGCGACGGCTCGACGCGGCACGGGCCGAGCGGATGCTGCGGACCTTCCGGGACACCGGGCGCACACCGAAGCCGCCGGCCGCCCGCGCCCGGAGCCGCACCCGCCCGCTGCGGTCCCGTGCCCTGCCGCTCGGCCGGGCCCGCACCGAGCCGTCGGGCCCACCGGAGCCACCGGCCGACCGCCCACCGGAGCCGCCGGCCGAGCGGACACCGGAGCCACCGGAGCCGCCGGCCGAGCGGACACCGGGCGCGCCCGCCGACCACACGCCGTCCGTCCGGCAGGACCCGTCCGCCCGGCAGGACCCGTCCGCCCGGCCCCCGGCGGACGCTGCCCCGGGGCGCTCCCCGCGCGGCGTGCTGGTCACCCTGCTGCTGGTCGCCGCGATGGCGGGGGCGGGCGTGTCCGCGGTGGCCCTGCTGAGGAACGGCGGCGGCCACGGGATCGGTACGCCGACGAGTTCGGCACCGTACACATCGGCGAGCGCCGACCAGAGCCAGAGCCAGAGCCAGAGCCCGAGCCGGACCGCGACCCTCAGCCCCACCCTCAGCCCGACCCGCAGCCGGAGCCCGGACCCGACCGTCCCCTCCGGGTACCGCCTCGCCGCCGACCCGGCCGGGTTCGCGCTGGCCGTACCGCACGGCTTCACCCGCGTACCGCAGGGCGATCGGGTGCTCTACCTGTCACCGGGGAAGACCTTCCGCCTCGGCATCAGGGTCGTCGAACCGGAATCCGGACCAGGCGCCGGAGACCCGCTGGCCGTGTTGCGGCGCGCGGCGGCCGACGGCCCGGCCGCCCACCCCGGCTACCGCGACGGCCGGGTCACCCCCGCCACACACCGCGGGCACCGGGCCGCGTTCTGGGAGTTCACCCGGGACGGGTTCAGCGTGGCGGAGGATCCCCGGCACACGGATCACCTGTGCTGGGAGGAGGACGGGCGGCTGTACGAGGTGTGGATGTCGGCGCCGGTCGGACAGACGCGGGAGGCGAGGCGGTACTTCGAGGTCGCCGTCGACACCTTGGTCACGGGTCTGTGA